From the Saccharomonospora marina XMU15 genome, the window GCACCGGCTCACCCGCCACGGCGACCTCCTTGGCCGTGGTGTCCAACGCGTCCGCCTGCGCGCCGAGCATCAGCTCGACGCCCAACTCCTCGCGCAGTTCCCGCTCACCGCGCAGCGGACGGGGCCGCACCGGACCCGCCGCTTCGAGGAAGCTCTTCGAAAGCGACGGGCGATCGTAGGGCAGGTGATCCTCTGCGCCCACAAGGGTGATACGCCCGCTGTAGCCACCGCGGCGAGCCGCCTCGACCGCGCGCAGCCCCGCAACGGAGGCGCCCACCACCACGAGCCGTTCCATGACGATCAGTCCCGCAGCCTCAGCGCCAGCATCGGACAGGCGTCGACGGCGGCCGTGAGGTGTTCCCGATGTTCCTCGGCCGGATTCTCATCCAGCACGCGCACGCTGCCGTCGTCGGCGACCTCGAAGAAGTCCGGCGCCATCGCCTCGCACATGCCCAGCCCTTCACACTTGCCGCGATCGACCTCGATCCGCATCACGCCTGCCCCCTTGCCAGCGCGGGGAGCGCGACGAAATCGACCTTTTCCCGCACACCGCAGTCGGGGCAGCACCAGCTGTCCGGCACGGCCGACCACGGCGTTCCCGCGGGGAAGCCTTCCCTGGGATCGCCGACCGCCTCGTCGTACACGTAGCCGCAGCCGGGACACCGTGCCGCGCCCGAGGAGACCGGTGCCGCCGACACACTCTCCGCGCGCCCGGTGGCCCGCCGCTCGGCATCCCTTGTGGGTACCGGGTACCTGGCCAGCACTTTCTCCCTGCGTCGAGGGTCGATGTTGGCGCGCGAGATGTCGCCGTCGAAGTGCGCGAGAACCTTCGGATCCATCACTCGGCGCCACAGCGGCGGCAGCAGCGCCAGCACGATCATCCCGGCGTAGCCGGTGGGCAGCACCGGGGATTCGGCGAAGTCACGCAGTGTCTGGTAGCGGCGGGTGGGGTTGGCGTGGTGATCACTGTGCCGCTGCAGGTGGTAGAGCAGCACGTTGGTGGCGACGTTGTTGGAGTTCCAGCTGTGGCTGGGATCGACCCGCTCGTAACGCCGCCTTCCTTCGGGGCCGACCTGCTGCCGCAGCATGCCGTAGTGCTCCAGGTAGTTCACGACCTCAAGCAGGGACAGGCCGACGATCGCCTGGATCAGCAGGTAGGGCAGGATGCCGACGCCGAGCCACGCGATCATCGCCCCCCACAGCACGGCCGTCATCGCCCACGCGTTGAGCACGTCGTTGCCGATGCGGAACGGGTGCTGGCCACGACGGGCATAGCGGCGCTTCTCCAGCCGCCATGCGCTCTTCAGCGAACCGCCGACGGTGCGTGGCCAGAACCGGTAGAAGCTCTCGCCCAACCTGCTGCTCGCCGGGTCCTCCGGTGTCGCGACCCGCACGTGGTGACCGCGGTTGTGCTCGATGTAGAAGTGGCCGTAGCCGCTCTGCGCGAGCGCGATCTTGGACAGCCAGCGCTCGTGGCTCTCCTTCTTGTGCCCCAGTTCGTGCGCGGTGTTGATACCGATGCCGCCGATGCAGCCGATGGAGATCGCCAGCCCGAGCTTGTCGACCACACCGAGGTCGCCGCGGGCTATCAGCCAGAAAGCCATCGCGAAGCCCGCGTACTGGACGGGCAGGAACAGGTAGGTGATCCAGCGGTAGTACTTGTCCCGTTCGAGCGCCTCGATCATGTCGTCGGGCGGGTTGGACTTGTCCAGCCCGGTGACCAGGTCGATGACGGGGACGACCACCAGGATCACGATGGGACCGATCCAGAACCACACTCCCCAGCCGGTGACGGAGTGCATTCCCAGTGCCACGAAGGCCAGAGACGGCACCACCAGGCCGATCAGCCACAGGTAGCGCTTCCTGTCCTTCCACCGCTGCGTCGATCCCGGCAGGATCGTGCCGGTGTCACCGCTGACACTGACCATGGCCTGACCTCCTACGGCTCGGGTTTACAGAACCGTAGGAGTTGTACACCTGCTTTGACAAGAGGCAATCTTTTGTAAAGTCGCCGAGTAGCGGCCGGGACTCGACCACGCACCCAGCTGAAGCGCATGCTGTGAGGATGACCACACAGCTGAGCGAAGTCAGCAGGCCTGCACGGCTCGCGGCTGACGACGAAGGCATCACGATCGACGAACTCGCCCTCGCGGCACGCAAC encodes:
- a CDS encoding fatty acid desaturase, which produces MVSVSGDTGTILPGSTQRWKDRKRYLWLIGLVVPSLAFVALGMHSVTGWGVWFWIGPIVILVVVPVIDLVTGLDKSNPPDDMIEALERDKYYRWITYLFLPVQYAGFAMAFWLIARGDLGVVDKLGLAISIGCIGGIGINTAHELGHKKESHERWLSKIALAQSGYGHFYIEHNRGHHVRVATPEDPASSRLGESFYRFWPRTVGGSLKSAWRLEKRRYARRGQHPFRIGNDVLNAWAMTAVLWGAMIAWLGVGILPYLLIQAIVGLSLLEVVNYLEHYGMLRQQVGPEGRRRYERVDPSHSWNSNNVATNVLLYHLQRHSDHHANPTRRYQTLRDFAESPVLPTGYAGMIVLALLPPLWRRVMDPKVLAHFDGDISRANIDPRRREKVLARYPVPTRDAERRATGRAESVSAAPVSSGAARCPGCGYVYDEAVGDPREGFPAGTPWSAVPDSWCCPDCGVREKVDFVALPALARGQA
- a CDS encoding ferredoxin; amino-acid sequence: MRIEVDRGKCEGLGMCEAMAPDFFEVADDGSVRVLDENPAEEHREHLTAAVDACPMLALRLRD